Within Rattus rattus isolate New Zealand chromosome 12, Rrattus_CSIRO_v1, whole genome shotgun sequence, the genomic segment GACTGGTCAGCGGTGGACAGAAAAACTAAGGGTGTCTTGTGAGGTAACTGTACAGTAACAACAGGGTCGGGTGGAGGGCCCAGGGGGCTCGATTCAGCCAGCCATTGTTCTGGGAGGACAGTCCAGTGAGACAGCCGCGGTGAGCAAGAGGGCTGCAAGAGGCAGGCAGGCTCCTGACTTAGTCTAGGAGAGAGTTCTGCCCATAGCAGCCAGGAAAAGGTCTCATCAACTGAGAATTACCCTGGAGTTGGAGCCTGAGATCAGTACGCACTAAACATTCTGGACCAACCTATCTGTTGTTCACTGCTCTAATGCCTGAGGGCTCTGAGCTTGGTGTggggtacatgagaccctgagCTACATCCTCCCTGCAGGGTGATTATTACCTTGAAAGTGTGAAGACAGAGGTTCTGTCTCCAGAGGTCTCAGTGCTATGGCTGTTTCCCACACAGCCGATACACGTAGACATCCCTTACCTAAAACAGCCATTCCTAGAGGTGAGTCTGAGGAGCCTTCAGAAGGTGAGAGAACCTGCCCAATCCACAGGACGAAACCCCAAGTGTGGCCAGCAGAAACCTCTGATACACAAAGTACTGCCATGAAAAACGTCTCTGGTGGACACCAGCCTTTCTCACTCAGACTGAGCAACCACAGGAAAGACATGCAAGTTCAACTCCCTCTCCCTGTATGTAACAGCCTAGCACAGAGATGTTAGAGACCTACACAATGAAGCTATgagaactgaaaaataaattcaaggacacaccagaagaaaagaagaatccTCAGAATTAATATTGTTAGACGGTTCATGTTACCAAAGTGTTCTATAGATCCAAGTAAGCCAtcgctcctcctcttcttccttctcctcttctttctattcttcctccttttcccccttttcttcttccttctactcttctccccctcattctttttcttctcttcctccttcttttcctcctcttccttctctccttcctttcactatgtggccttggctggcctggaacctgctatgtagaccaggctggcctcaaatccacagagatccatctggtctgcttcctgcatgctggggTTAAAAGCGTACTTCTCCACATCTGCCTGATACTTGTATTCTTTAATGGCTCAAATTCTACTATAGCTGATCCTAGCCTGTTGGCTGCAAGGGACTCAGTAGCCACCACAACTAGCTCAGAGTCCCAGAGCCCTGACAACCACTTGACGGGGACACTACAGTTGGTCTATCTGGCTTTGAGACCCAGGACCAGTCTGCACTGTCAGGGGAAATTTGTTCCAGGCTCCTTGACCGAATGGGTAAAGTTACCAAGTGATGATAGAGAAACAAGACCTGGAAGAGAGGCTGCATCTCCAATACCACATAAACACAGAGGTCATCATTTTAATCCTGAACATTACAACAACTCTGTTGAAAGAAGAAAGGTGAttggaacaaaataaagaaaactgaaccAACAAACTAATTCTAGATGCACAAATCCcaatgcagaaataaaaataatacataccacacacatcacacatacacaccacacacacaacaatacacaccacaatacacacacatacatacacacacacacacacatacacacacacagagagagagagagagagagaatttgtcaTTCTAGAAAAACACAAATCCCATAGTGATGTTCCCTAATAAAAATGACCCAGAAGAACACCCAgacaaaagatatttaaaaatttactattaaaagaagatagaaaacagAGAtggatgaaatgaagaaaacccaaactgaattGATGCTGGAACTGAAAACCACAAACCAATAAAAACCCCAGCAGCAGAATGGATTGTGTCAGAGTATCTGAGGATTTAAGACAAAGAGAAGGTGTTGGATTACTCAGTTGGTCAATGAGAGAGTGGAGTGGGGGGATTGAACATGAGAAAATTCTGGGACAACATGACATGACCCAGCCTCCAAATTGTGGGCATAGGAGAAGAAGAATACCACAGTAAAGGCACAGAGAATACCTTCAGTGCCAACATAGAGGAAAAATTCCCAAATCCATACTGAGATGCTTATCCAGGTAGAGGCCTATAGAACACCAAGtagacaagaccagaaaagaaattctctacGACATACTATAGTGAAAACATTGAaaactgaaggagagagaggaccCTACTCTTGCTAAGGTATTAGATAACACCGGACTCCTTAACAGAAACCTTTAGAACCAGAAGGACATATATGAGTGTAGAAAGATtggataagaatggattgatttgcattcttctacatgttgacctccagttgaaccagcaccatttgttgaaaatgctgtctttttcccactggttggttttggctcctctgtcaaagatcaagtgaccataggtgtgtgggtttatttttgggtcttcaattccattgattcatctgcctgtctctgtaccaataccatacattttttaaaatcactattgctctgtaatacagctggaggttagggatgatgattccacccagaagttcttttattgttgaaaccTTGTagaaagatcaagtccaagtggatcttggacccCCCACagaaagccagatacactgaaactaatagaagagaaagtgggcaagagccttgaatacataggcacaggggaaaacttcctgaacagaacaccaatggcttatgctctaagattaagaatcaataaatgggacctcataaaattgcaaagcttctgtaaggcaaaagacagtgtcattaggacataatggcaaccaacagattgggaaaagatctttaccaatcctacaaccaatagagggttaatatccaacatatacaaagaactcaagaagttagactccagagaatcaagtaacccttttaaaaaatgggctaaagagataaacaaagaattctcaactgaggaatatggaatggctgagaagcacataaagaaatgttcaacatctttagtcataagggaaacgcaaatcaaaacaaccctgagattccacctcacaccagtgagaatggctaagatcaaaaactcaggtgacagcagatgctggtgaagatgtggaaaaagaggaacactcctccattgttgatgggattgcaagctagtacaaccactctggaaatcagtctggaggttcctcagaaaattggacattgaattacctgaggacccagctatacctctcttgggcatatacccaaaagatgccccaacatataacaaggacacatgctccactgtgttcatagtacccttatttataatagcccaaagctggaaagaacccagatggccttcaacagaggaatggatacagaaaacgtgatacatctacacaatggagtaatatacagctattaaaaacaatgtcttcatgaaattcttaggtaaatggatggaacttgaaaatatcatcctcagtgaggtaacctaatcacaaaagaacacacatagtatgcactcactgataagtggatattagcccaaaagcttggaatacccaagatacaattcacaaaccacatgaagctcaagaagaaggaagaccaaaatgtgaatgtttcagaccttcttagaaaggggaacaaaatactcacaggagatatggagacaaagtatggagcagagactgaaagcccatccagagactgccgcacATGGGtgtgcatatacagccaccaaacccagacaatattgtggatgacaagaagtgcttgctggcaggagcctgatctacctgtctgctgagaggctctgccagagccttaaaaatacagaggtggatgctcccagccaaccattcaactgagCACAGGGTTCCCAGTGGAAAAgttagaggaaggaatgaagtactttgcaaccccataagaagaacataatatcaaccaaccagatacccccacacacacacacgtaaaaccagagctcagagctcccagggactaaaccaccatcccaacagaatacagggatggacctatggctccatatgcatatgtagcagaggatggccttgcccgGCATCgaagggaagagaggcccttgttcctgtcaaggcCCAGTGTCCCAGGTGGGAGGGAatcagtgggtgggtgagggagcaccctctagAAGTAGGGGGGTGGGtaggatagcaggtttctggaggggaaaccgaaaaatgggataatatttaaaatgtaaataaaatgcaattaaaaaataaatactaaagtgGTGAGAAATAATATCACAcacaatttgaaaatatattttctgttaaaTAAAGCAAGTTCATTTctttcaggaaaaaagaaagattgggTATTACATTCTAATTTTTGTAATCATTTTGATAGCTCATTACATTTAAATGGTGAATAATTTACCCAAGACCAgaaattttcctttcaaattttaaaataatttaaaacatatttgttgacaacttcgtgtgtgtgtataatacatgTTGGTCAGGTCCACCCTACTCCTTTATCTCTCCTCTTCTGCTGAGCCCTTCTTTGCATTCTTCctacctttctcctcctcctccttttaacaACCCACTGACTTGATTTAGCATTGCCAAGGCCAATCTTGCATGTATGGAGGATGTGGTTAAAAACACAATCTGCTGAAAGTTATACACATGAAAACAGACTCACAGTGTGATAagacatgtatttgtgtgcacgtGACCATCTAAGCATGAAATTCTTTCTACTCGTCACACCGTTTATCCGCAGGTAGACAAGGAGCTTTTGTACACTTTGGGTGCCTTTCCCTGGCATCTAAGAAGAGGGAGCTCAATGTGTCACCACATAATCttcttcttggcttctttcttcttcaccCGACAGCAGATGGTCCAGTCCGCACAGTACCTGATGGCGTATTCGTTGGCTTTGCACTTCATCCTGCAGTGGCGGTACTCGGAAAAACACTCCTGATTCGCCAGGAAGCTTCTGGCtttgaaaagagaagacaaataCATTTCActgtgtttgcttatttgttattctttttgCGGGGCAGAGgttggttattattttttaaaggattcgTTTTTACTACTTTAAAACTTTGTGAATGGCGGCTTGgccttcatgtgagtcccctaacaactggagcagaggcggTCTCTGACTGTTGCTTTCCTTCAGATCCCCTTCCCTGACTGGGCctccttgtctggcttcaggaGGAGAGGATGctcttagtcctgctgtgacttgatgtctCAGGGCCCCATGGGGagcctccctttctctgaggagaagggaagaggggcttGTGAGGGTGGGACTAGGAGAAGGGGGGTTGccatcaggatataaagtgaataaataatcaatgaaaaaattgtgtgtgtgtgtgtgtgtgtgtgtgtgtgtgtgttgtaggatCAGTCTATGTGCTTGATCACAGAGGAGTGGTTAAAGAAAAGAATCGGTATAAAGAAGGATGGGAAGATGTCATTTGCAGGAAGTGAAAAGACCATCAGGTTAAGCAAAACCACCCAGACCAAAGAGAAAGCCATGAAtgctcccccttcttcctcctttggagtttgaaacagaatctcactatgtaggcttGAATGGCCAGGTActtatcatgtagcccaggttatctCTGAACTTAGGGCAATCCCCCTGACTCAGCCTCCGacgtgctgagattgcaggtgtgtCACTATGCTCAGCCTGGCATGTTTTCTGTCATAAGTGGAAGctggaataaatgaaaacatctaaGCGCGATACAGACCATCAAAGAAGTGAAGCGGGAGGAAGATCGGGGTGGAGATTCAGGAAGGGGAGGATGCCGGTGCTGGGATGGGGCTTTGGGGCACAGTTGGAAGCagctggccttttttttttttttagtttaaatggCTGTTACTCCCTTGGCTTTCCTACTTGCCCTGGCTAGGAATTTTAGTCCTGGGTTAGTACAAACTGTGAGTAAGCATCTCTGTCTCTGATCTCAGAAGTCTTCAAATTTCCATGTCGAATATTATGGGCTTGCTGTATGCGGGCTTTACTGTGCTGTGGTGTGTTCTTTTCACACACAATCCGTTGGGAGATTTTACTGTAAGAAGGacgttgaattttgtcaaatgccttttctccATCTACCAAGAAGGATTTTGTCCTTCACTCCGTTCCTGTGGCTCGTCACACCTATTCGTTTGTTTATGTTGAGTCCCTGGATATGTAATGGAATACTGTATTATAGATACTGTAATAAGGTATTTCCACCAAAGGAAGCAATGCTGTGCTTCACAGAGACCACACAGGTGCATGTCATGAATGTGATGTGAGGTAACATTTTTGCATACAGAAAAAGCACATAAACACAGTTCCATTTACACGAAGTGTGGAGCAGAATGACTAAGGTGAAACTGTTGTTGATTGCCCACCAGAACTCGATGGTAAGACCCTGACAATACCATGTGCCTTCATCACAGGACATAGAAATCAGGCTGGAACAGTGATGAAGCTTCCTCCCACTGGTTCACCCTCTCACAGTGCAGAGAGGTGCACAGGCTTCCAGAGAGGTTTGTCAGCACCAGTCTTCCTCAGCCATAAGCTCTGTGTACAATACAGACTAAGCCCCCTGGTGCAATAGCAGCAACTCTGCCACACAGACAACCACTTTCAAATGGGATTTGATCTTGACTCAGAATGATTGATCCTGTGAGCACATCTGGTGCTGCAAACCTGGTCAAAAGCCAGTGGCTGgggaggtcataggccctagtggaaggctgctgttgttttgctaaTGGACATGAAGGACTCATCAATGCCCACTAAGTAGCGGCTTAGGCCCGTAGATCAGGGCTGCTGTCAGAGCCTGGCAGAGGAACTTCCCTCTGCACTGGGCTGAGATCAGTGACTGCAACGATGGTCACAGTGAAGAGAATAATGACAGTGGGATCAATTGCCCCACCTCCGCCCAGGGCCCAGGGATCATTGTGGATGGGGgcaaggattgtgtgtgtgtgtgtgtgtgtgtgtgtgtgagagagagagagagagagagagagagagagagagagagagacagagacagagacagagacagagacagagacagagacagagacgggacACTGAATTCTGGGTCTGGCATGATGACCTCCCAGCACCTATGATGACCTGCACAAGACTCCTATAGGGGCCCATCAATATCCTGTCATGGAAGGGTGGGGCTACTGGGTCACACCCCTTCCTGCATATTAACACTCAGCTAAGAGggagaaacattttcttcagtggtgtagccactggtaatTTCCCCATGTTTTTGCAAATGAACTCTGGCACATGCTTCAAATACTTCTATAAACAACTCTAATGGGACTTACTGGAACACgcgtatgtgtgcatatgtgcgtgcgtgcacgcgtgtacacacacacacacacacacacacacacacacacacacacacacacacgaaaggaaggaaggaaggaagagagaaagaccgAAAAGCCCCAAACAAACCATAAACAGAGACCactatagaaaaccacaaccaagcaGAACACAGAATTGTGGAGCCTAGTCCCAAGAGACAAAGCACTCCTGCACCTCAGGCTCAGGAGATGCCgtggaggatgggagaggaagggtctaagagccagaggagcaGGGGTTTTGCTTtgaaattgtgtctcctagtaatgtcagacgTCTCACCCACAAAGTCTCACTGACGCGACTGCCTAGACCTGAGCTGAGCGAGGATGACAGTAACAGACGAGCTAAGTGTAGGGGAGAAAGCCCATGAGAGACGGCTACACAACGAACTACAGACAACCCAGGAGTGCCGAGAGTGGGAGAAACTTCCCCGGGAAGAGCACATGCTTGGTTTTCCAGTACCAAACTGTCAGCCCTGAAAGCATGCCTACAAGTAACATTAGACAGACTGAGCAGGCGGTTATATTTAccaatatgtgtatatataattacacATTCCTATACACATgcaacaattaatttaaaaaaaagaagctacaAATTTGAACAAGGagaggtatatgggagggtttgagggagaaaagggagggagaaaatgatgtaattacattattatccagaacaaaacaaaaaccccaaacccaaaggAATTCCccatactaaacaaacaaaaccaaaccaaaacaattccCAGAACAAAACGAAACAGCCCAtgcaggcagaggtaggaggaggcTGGCtagcaagaggaaggagatggggcaAGACAAGGAATTGAATATAAGCAAAatcacaatgaaacccattattatgtataattaatatatgctgataaacattaaaaatgaattcaGGTGAAGCCATTGTTCCTACCTTATACATTGCCCACACAGATTAAGTAAAACCATATGAGTTTCAACCACCTTTAAAGAAACTCATAACATAAGCCTTTGCCTCCTGCTGGCAGCATCCTGTGAGCCTGTGGCAGAGGATGtgtcccttctcccttcttccaccTTCTTCTAATTGcccagtttccttttctggaCTCCTCAAATTTCTTCCATACCGTGTGTGTCCTTCACCTCTGCTGTCATACCCCTGGAATGAAAAGCCTTTGTCTTACCCACAGGAAGTATGGATAACAAGGTGAGGACCCCCAGGATTGAAAGCAGCAGCCTCATAGCGGAGGAGGGATG encodes:
- the LOC116913113 gene encoding beta-defensin 43, which gives rise to MRLLLSILGVLTLLSILPVARSFLANQECFSEYRHCRMKCKANEYAIRYCADWTICCRVKKKEAKKKIMW